The DNA segment GAGGTGTTCGCGCACGTCGTCGCGCAGGTAGCTCCGCTGGGGGCCATCGGCGTCGCTCCGGTAGCGGCGGTAGGGCCGGTCGTGGAACTCGTACGTGTCGGGCAGGCCGCGTTCGCGCAGCGCGTCTTCGATGGCGGCTCGGTCCAGATGCCCCTCGTCGTTGTAGCTGAACAGGATGTGGCGTCCGTCCGCGGCCTCCAGCACCTCCCGCAGCGCGTCCGGAGCCCGGTGCTTCCGGCACCAGTCCGAGCGCTGCGCTTCGTCGGGTATGAGTCCCGCCTTCCCCCGAATCTCTGGCGGCGTGGCCCAGCCGAGCGCGAGGAGTTCGGGGATGTGATAATACGCGGGATACTGCCGGCCGTTGTAAGGGGGGTCGAGATAGACGAGATCGACGGGACCGACGGATTCCAGCAGACGGGCGGCGGGTCCGCGAAACGCGCTGCAGGCGCCGGCCCCTTCCCGGCGCGGGGTCGGTTCGATGGGGCGGAGTTCGAGCGGGCGCAGGGCGTTCGGCTGCATCGTCTTCACGAAGGAGGCGTATACGCCCGTGGTGTTCGCGACCCGGTCGGCGGCCTCGATGAGCGTCGCGATCAGAAGTTGGGCCGCGGCTTCGCTGTGCGAGGCCCCGCGCGTCCAGCGTTCGATCCGCGTCCGGACACGATCGATCTTCCGTCCGTTTTCGGGGGAGAAGTACATGCGTCCGTGCTCGCGGCCGGCGGTGCCGTCGCTCGTGTAGTGCTCCGAGATGAACCCGCGGGCCGGACGCCCCCCGTCCTGGTGATCGCCGACGCCGTCGATACCGTCCGGATCATCGAATTCGACCAGTCCCTCGAGCACGGTGCGGTAGCCGATCTCCCGCTTCCCGTTGCGGGCCGCCGCCGGGAGGAGCGAGGCGGGATACCGCGGGGGCGCGTCGAGCTGGACTCGTGCGACCTGGAGGGCGTAGGACGACGCCATGAGGTCGCCCGCATGGACCTGCCAGCCTTGCTCCTTGAGCGCCGCGGACACGCTGGCGGTGCCGGCGAACGGGTCGCATGCGACGCCGGGTGCCGCCTGGAACCGATCCACCGCTTCCAGCAGGAAGGGCACGAGCTTCGTTTTGTTCCCGAGATAGCGCACGCGGGAGAATATGGAGACGGGATGCGGGCGAAAAGCTCCGGGGCGCGGTCGTGAACGCCGGGGCGCGCCTCACGGCGGCGGCCGCTGGCGTCGCGCTCGCTGCGGCGCCCCTGCTTCGGCGCACCCGACCGGACATCGCGCAGGCGGTGGCGGCCCGCCGGCGCGCCACCGCGGAACTGGCCGCCTGGGGACGGGGCCGGGAGCCCGGACCGCTCGTGTGGCTGCACGGCGCTTCCGCCGGCGAACTGCTCGGTGCGGCGCCGGCGATCCGGCGTCTGCGCGGCTCCCGGTCCCGACCGCGCCCCGGCGCGCGGGCGCAACTCGTCGTCACGCACGGCTCGCCGTCGGGCCGCGCGGCGCTCGCGTGGCTGGATCCGGATCATTCGGGCCCGCCGCCGCTCGACCGCGCGCTCGACTGCGATGCGGCGCTCGCCGCCGTGCGGCCCGGCCTGCTCCTGTTCGCGAAGCTGGACGTCTGGCCCGGGCTCGTGGCTGCGGCCGCACGGGCCGGCGTGCCCGCCGCGCTCATCAACGGCACCGTCCGCGACGGGAGCCGGCGCTCGGGCGCCCTCGCCCGCCGGCTCTTCCGCGCATCGTATGCGCGGCTGGACGCGGTCGGCGCCGCGACCCCGGCGGACGCGCGGCGACTCGAAG comes from the Candidatus Palauibacter soopunensis genome and includes:
- a CDS encoding DNA adenine methylase, with amino-acid sequence MRYLGNKTKLVPFLLEAVDRFQAAPGVACDPFAGTASVSAALKEQGWQVHAGDLMASSYALQVARVQLDAPPRYPASLLPAAARNGKREIGYRTVLEGLVEFDDPDGIDGVGDHQDGGRPARGFISEHYTSDGTAGREHGRMYFSPENGRKIDRVRTRIERWTRGASHSEAAAQLLIATLIEAADRVANTTGVYASFVKTMQPNALRPLELRPIEPTPRREGAGACSAFRGPAARLLESVGPVDLVYLDPPYNGRQYPAYYHIPELLALGWATPPEIRGKAGLIPDEAQRSDWCRKHRAPDALREVLEAADGRHILFSYNDEGHLDRAAIEDALRERGLPDTYEFHDRPYRRYRSDADGPQRSYLRDDVREHLHYVRCA